The Oncorhynchus tshawytscha isolate Ot180627B linkage group LG05, Otsh_v2.0, whole genome shotgun sequence genome includes a window with the following:
- the si:ch211-212d10.2 gene encoding Rieske domain-containing protein, giving the protein MASGNEEESAGSVSWRLIGPASELSKKQCRLMHSSLGYGSDVCLFYVKGEFFAMDARCAHSGGPLCDGDIEDADGILQVFCPWHDYDFNLRTGHSGTGLQQQVYKVKLEDGSVYVKHASPLSLQTFPSGKKN; this is encoded by the exons ATGGCGTCTGGGAATGAAGAGGAAAGTGCGGGTAGCGTTTCATGGAGGCTAATAGGCCCAGCCTCTGAGCTTTCCAAGAAGCAGTGCCGTTTGATGCACTCCTCCCTCGGCTACGGCTCCGATGTTTGCCTGTTCTACGTGAAAGGGGAATTCTTCGCCATGGATGCTCGCTGCGCTCACTCCG GTGGTCCGCTGTGTGATGGAGACATTGAGGATGCAGATGGTATTCTGCAGGTCTTCTGCCCCTGGCATGACTATGACTTTAACCTCAGGACAGGACACTCAGGGACTGGTTTACAG CAACAAGTGTACAAAGTCAAATTGGAGGATGGCAGTGTGTATGTGAAGCACGCAAGCCCTCTCTCATTACAGACCTTCCCATCAGGCAAGAAGAACTGA